The genomic segment TGATGGGATTAAAGCTATGCCTCCTGTCTCTAAGCCTAGGACTCCCTTCTACATAAAAACAGTTGTAAATTTTTAAAGAGGGCAGGTGATTAAACTGGTGAATACTGCAGAAAAAGCAGAGTATAATTTCTCTTTAGCAATTAATAAAACAGTCAATGGAGAAATGGATGTGACATGGTTCATTAGAATCACTTCTGCAAAGACTGCTGCTAAAAACACAAGGATGTCAGCACTAGGCACGGTCTCACCGCACCATACTCCAAAGAGAAAATGGGTGTTTCACATGGGAGTTCCTCAGCTCTTTAATTTGATGAAACCTAAACAGTCCTTCAGTTCTGACCTCAGGAAACTACGCCCAAGGTCACAGTCATAGCAACTATCTCTCCTCTTCATACTGCTGCTCCAGATGCCAAGAGGCTGCCAGGGGCAGGCAGAGAAGCCGGTGACAGATGGCCACAGGTGATAAGACTCACAGAGGAAGCCCTGCCCTGACCACCTCAACACATGATGCTCGGGAAGAGAGGAGGATTTACTACATGGGAAACTTCTTTCAAAACCTGTATTATAAAAGCAACAGACAAATATTTATTCCAACTACCTCACAACTGATTTTTTGGATAGACATTATAGATTTTAACCAGGCTTGAAAAATGCACATggagaaagactgaaaaaaactGGGCCCTCAATCTGTTAAGAGAGCATAAAGTACTCTGCAATGTAATAACTCAGCAATCATATTTTCTTGGCATGTTTTTCCttgcaagaaaagagaaaattatttgagGTTACTTCCAGTAGAAACTGAGATTCTCTGTAAGAATATCCTTGTAAGAGAATTATCTATATGAGCTAATTTAGGAAGAATTTGAGTCCCTTATGATTCAAAATGAAAAGAGTCAGAAACATATTCAGGTATAATTTTACTTGTTATTTTGTAGGACAATTTGGCTTTATGTTTTCACATGTAAAAAACCTGGACCAGAAAAGGAAACtatttggagaaaaacaagttgatctaataaaaaataaccaCATGTATTTTCAGCTCTCTTCAGAGATATGCTACAAGTACACATGTATTTTGCATGATACTGTAAGTTATGAATGgtattttttttgtcctttctaaTCAAGACTGTGAATGAGTAGGGactgaaataaatagaaaactgcTGAATCCACCTTGCATACTcacttcttcttttttcttagttatcACAGCAAATACTTTGGTCTGATTGTCTGTATCTTGTGACAAGCGGTAATGACCCAGCAGAATTGCATCcgttctaaaaattaaaaaatacactttaaatcTAAGTCTATTAGTTACTGTATGCATGTAAGTAATCTAGGAAGTAATGGGTTATAATACTGTTTACCCAACTTTCCAGAGAAGAATCAGCTAGGATGTGAGTAAACCTAGTTTCCAAGGCCCCAGAGACCCCCTGAAGTACACTCTCTAGAGAGAAGCAGGAATCAGTATTCTTCACAGGGCCCCTGATGATTGCTTTTTTTCATCATCCTGTATTAAGTTAAGGAAGCTCTGGATTACATTAACCTGCAAGTAAGCATATAAAGTGCGCACTGGATAGAAAGCTATAGAAAAACACTACCTGGTATTCCTAGTTCTTAACCGAGGAACGATAGCCTGAGGCTCTTCTGGGGTTGTCAGCATCATCACGTGGCCATCAGGGAAGAACCTTATGTACCtgtgtgaaaagaaaaagaacaccaaaaacaccacacacaccacacaccacacaccacacacacacacacacacacacacacacacacacacacacacagtatgaaACATGTCCTTATGTACTTGTACTTAAATCTATTCATTGCTGTAAAACCAAAATGGAAATACAGCTGGGCCAAAGAActagcaaaacatttttaaaaaatgactgacAACCTGTGAGGCTAGCAAAAGAGAACCaaaggcattttattattttcttagagGGAATTGAACTTTTAGTTTCACTCACTGAATAACAATAGATTAAATATTACTCTGCTAAAGTTCCGTGTGCTCTTTCCTAAAGCACTAATTAATGTCAAACAAAAGTGAGCTCCAATGGTAATACACAGCAGTTACCACATGTGCTTACTTCTCAATGATAGTTGCTGCTGCTGAACAACAGGCTGAATAACAGCACGCACTATCTGAAAGGGCAAAAGAGTACACAGGGGCAAACACCCAAGAAGAGCTCTACAATATAAACTTTTAggtttaaactctggagggaatTAAATATTGGTTCTTGAGTGCAGTTCCCATAATAAAACGGGATAAAAATACAGAAGGCCACTTTGTGGATAAATGCAAAGCCACAAGCAACAGTTACCCAGTAACTAGTGAACCAATACTTGAGAGAACTGTTCACTCACTCAGTGTACTACAGGTGTACCTGTAATATTCCACTTGGTGCCAGGCTCTATAGAAACCATCAAGAGACTGTTCCCCTTGACGAATATATGTGGTTTTACTGATATACACTCctgtaaaaaagaaacagactctTTTAGAGTAGGAACAtgataaataaaaacttttaacagTTACAACTATATAATGTGGttccagctttatttttattgtggtttttttttgaaatattctcATAGTACTTAGGTCTGTTACATAAAattaatattgtatatttataaaaatcagcATAATAGATCACTATTTCTCCTGAGTTCTAGAGTTGAACTTACCATCAAACCGAACACGGGGCCTTTCTAAAAACATCTCTCTCCAGGACGTGTATGGAATGAGTTTAATACAGCTCCTGCCCCAAACTTTTAAGCAAGCCAAACGCCATATTTCAGGGTCTCTAGGTATAAAAGCATAACATCAATAGGTATAAAAGGCTAAGTCCCCATATCCAGACATAAGAAATACTTCTGCTACCAGCCGCCTTCTATCCAGCAAGTACTTGCTCAGCACCTGCAAGGCTCTGTCCTGCACCCTGGGACAGGCTGAATGCCAAGGCAAAGGCCCTGCTGGTGGGgaagcaacagaaagaaaacagagaagtttCAGGTAGTATTCGgtgtaaaaacaaacaagccaaGAGCAGGGTAAGCAGGCAAGGACAAGTGTGGTAGGGAAACACAGACTACTTCGGATACGGCGGCAGGAAGGCCTGTCTGGGCAGGAGCCAGCGGTGATGAGCAAGAGCACCTGGGCGGAAGCCCCAGCAAGTGCGAGGCCCGCAGGTGGGACTGTGACCGGTGTGCTTGACAAGGATCACGTGGCTGCAGAAACCTGAGCAAGGTCAAGTGCAGACTATGTGATCTGAGAGATAGTCAGGGGCAGGGGAGCAGCGGCGTGCAGGCTACTTAGGCTAGATGGATGCTGTGGAAGGGTTCTGAGCATGGCTTACGCTCTTAAAGAATCACCTGGTGGATTATGGGGAATATGGTCTAGAGGTGTGagaatggaagcagggagaccacaTAGGATGCACTGCTGCTGACCAGGCATATATGGGTAGATGGACCATAATGCTACTTGGAGAAGCGGTGAAATGGTCAGActggagatttatttttaaaataatgcgaACAAGACTTTGTTATGGGATTAATGTCAAAGGCTAAGAAAAAGATGTATTAAATATTGACACAGTTCTGATAtagctcaaaatatttttaactccATCTGTAATTGAAATATTCAGTATTAAATACCTTAAAACTACTGACACCTGGGCTAAGctgcaacaaaaataaaataacccccCATCCCCAAATTTATGATGGCCCATGAAGCTTATCCATGAAAATTTGCTTTCCTAAAAAATTTCCTCTTTATAATGTTTTCTCATGTATATCTCAGAGACAAGCTAATGGACTAAGAGTTCTAGATACCCCAATTTCAAAACTGAAACCCACTCAGGGCTTAACAGCTGTCTGTTAAGTAGAATAGCACACAGAATAACCAAAAAACAAAGGTTTCaagcaatttaaatattttatccaaaACATAAGACTCCAAATGAAGTcaggttatttaaaaataatgcagcTGAATTTTAACAactaaagttataaaataattctagATGCTAAGGACAAAGTATGCATTTTATATAAGATAGCCATGAAAGATTACCAGTTTCAAATGATTTGATAAGAAACTAATTTTTCTTCACATAGCAAGATTCTAAGGTACAGGATGACTTTTAAAGGGccaaaaagaaaattctagtGTCATTAGCACAAGAGTATATTTTCTAGCATAATTCTTTTTCCATATCAGCTAAGCTAGCATGCAAACTAACCTATGGAAATAATATGTGTGACTGCAGCTATGCTACATATTATTCTACACCCTGGAAACTTCATGCACTCTAGCCTGTAAGTGCTAAATCGTTTGAGACAATCACAGAGGTACAACTTCAGAAAAACTGTTCATTCTAAGCTTTTACCCAGAACATCAATCAAGTTTTTGTCAAAATTGGCACAAGACCATAATTCCTTTTTCACACTGAGTTGTATTAAAAGAAGTTAAGTACCTGGCGCAGATATAGAATCCCCTGCACACCTGGGACAACTGCTCTAATGATCTGAGGTCCAAGTCACTAGACACCACCCATCGGAAGACGTACATCAGGACCTCCATGGGCAGCACTGCAAAAGAAAATCATCCCCATTTGCGAccacacagatggacctagaggggacagtgctcaatgaaataagccaggtggagaaagacaaatactgtatcatttcatttatatgtgggatctaagaaacaaaacaaatgaacaaaacagaaacagtctCATGAACACAGAGAGGAGACTAgtagttaccatggaggaggAGGATTGGGGAGTGAGTGAAGGggacaaagagatagaaacttataaaataaataagttacagggaagaaaaatactccatagggaatacagtcaataatttaATATCTCTGTATgatgatagatggtaactacaattatgatggtgagcatttagtaatgtatataattgtcgtGTTGTATACTCAAAACCAGTAATAATAttcatcaactatacttcaataaaaaataatgaaattcatcCTTTCAGCAACTCTTCTGTTATTCTATTGTCTTGTTCTCAGTGGAGATATCTTTACGTATCGCAGAAATTTACAATTCACATCCTCATTGTTCAGAGCCATGCATGAATGTACTTAACTACCTGAAAGTAATGATTCCTAATATCAGGACACAATCATCTTTGTTTCTTCAGTATAGAACAGATCtaaaaccactttttttttttttgagagggcatctcatatttattgatcatatcgttgttaacaacaataaaattctgtataggggactcaatgcacaatcattaatcaaccccaagactaattctcaacagtctccaatcttctgaagcataacgaacaagtagATCTAAAACTACTTTTATAAAGCACCTTTTATTACCAAGATATattaaatgttagaaaaatagtctactgtgtgtgtgtgtgtgtgtgtgtgtgtgtgagatccaTACTGCATTTGTTAACACCAAAAGTTATTTTCATCTCCTTGAGAATTTTCAATTGTCCTCCTCTGGAAAAAATCTCCTAATTAAACATTTAACAtattaaaagtgaagaaaaaattgatttttaaacatttagccTATCTCAAGCTGAAATTCCTGATACCAGTATTCCTCCAATTTTCTTAGGGCTACCTTAACAGCTCAGACACTCACCCTCTTAGATCATCCCTGAAAAACTGTGGCATCCTTGAACAACTGCACTACAAACCCTACTTCAGATTTTGAAAAGCTGTCAGTATGTAAAAACAGTAATTATAAGGAGATCTTCCACTGTATTTCAAACTTGAGCAATTATCTGGCACAATACCTGAAACTTGTTaaatttggaaaacttaaaaCTAAGGTTCAAGTATTTCTCAACCAATTACAACACACATGAATTCACACCTGATATGTGAGTCTGACTGCTCTCAAGTTCAGGCTGACACAGTTTGAGCACAGACTCCTGAAATGTGAGCTGCTGCTGGAAGTAGGACAAGAGATCTGCCACCTTGCTATCATCATTATCTTCAATGctgaaaaaagaagggaagggagtgCATTAACTGCCTGTCTACAAAcacacaacagagaaaaaaaaatgcttttcataGTACTTTCAAATGTGCTTTAGAAAAGGTGACCTAAAAGgaaactttctatttttattttgacttgaTAAGTTTACCTTGCCTTGTAAAGGAGCACCAGACCAAATCTTTTGAAGACAAAAGCTTCAGCAATTTTAATTCCTACCCAGAAAGAATCAGAATTTTTGAATACACGTGTTGAGATTTAATTTGTTGTACTGCAGCGATTTCATAAGTTAGTGAAAAGGATTAActtcaaatgattaaaaaaatcttatgtaaatatattctttttaagtGACCATAAGCCACTCTAATTGGATAAAAATACACTATACAGATGTCATCTGAGGTACTTACTtaccaaggtttttttttttaacagatgtgCCTTATCGCCCTATCTTAAGAGAGGaaaacacataatttttaaaatcctgcaGGGTGCACCCAAAAAAATCATCTACCAATACAAACAAATGTATAGTtagaattcaagaaaaatatcTAACTTTCCATTTTTGCTGAAATTAACCTTAAAAATGATCAGACTTACAAACAGGCTTAGATGAAGATGAAGTAGAAAACCAGAAAGGGCTTGTAATACAACCAATACAAGTGTGACTGGGGCTAGATAGACTCTAAGGCTGCTCTACCAACACTTTACTGAAGGCAAAAGGCAGCAAAGAGACTCTCAGGGCTTATCAGATGTGGTGAGAGAAAAACAGCTGTGTCCTTAAACAACTTCCATGGCATCTGGGTTTGTACAAAGGGGCgggagagttaaaaaaaaaaagcttctttaATATTCAGTACAACCTTTCTTAGCATCTGGCATCTAATTATAAAACTAGCTAAGAGCTGGGTCTAAATGACTGTACCCAAATTCAGAAAAAAGCCCAAACGGTTCTTTCTGAATATGAACTACTGCACAGAGTTAATCTAATTTAGTGAACAATACTATTTGTCCAAAAGTTCAAACAGGCAATTAAAACCAACTGACTTCATTGGGATGTTTTTAACACAGTGTATCTAAAGCTCAAATGTTAATAGTGTAAGCAGTTAAAAAACACTGGCAATAAACCTATGTTATAGATAAAGGTAACCTCTTCATTATTTCAAGACAGAGAGATCATAAGAGTAATACAGTATTTCTTCACCAACACCCTATTTTTCTACGTATTGCTCATTTTCAACAACATTCTCTCATGCGTATAGACTCCCTTCCCTTCTAATATCAGGAAATTGGGCTTTTGGAGATAGATTAAGCTAAACAATTTTATAATTGTCTTCCAAATAGCTTCAAAAGTACTGgcttaaaaatatgttctttgaATTTTGTCCATATAAAGCAATCAATGCCACCTCATGAATTTTATGCAAGTGGCATCTATCCAATGAAACAAGGTTTCTTTCAGGAGTCCTTCTACCATGCATACACCTGTGCTTTTAAACACAGGTTTAATGGTTACATTCTTAATGTTCCATCTTCATCTCTTAAGAGAATAAAGTCTTGTTCTAATCTGgcattttcctaataaaatgaaaagcctttgtttttttaaagtataattccAAACACatacaaaagaggaaaaacgAGTGTAATGAAATCCTAGGTACTGAACACTACTCAATTTcaatttattaacattttgtcaACTTTGGGCTTATTACACTGCAATAGCTTCAAATGTAAACAGGTTTCAGAAAGTTGAAATGTATCCTTTAATTTACTCCTTCCAATAATCATggatttcagtaaaaaaaaaacaactctttgTCATTATACCTTATCTTTCTGCCTATTTAAAATAggcatttctatattttaatcataaaatttCCCTAGTTAGAAATATGTTTACAACTTTATAGACAAGTCTTTACATTAAAGACCATATAACAGAATTAGAATCATCTTCTTATCACGAAAGGAACCAACAGAGCAAAGACGCTTACTTTTAACAAACTACATTATCACTATCAGATCATATACGCACTAGCTGTTTCCAGCACCGTCGCCATCTGGAGACCGGGTATAAGTGATCTTGAACTCTATATCAGGTACAAGTTGCATGGCCCTACGATAAAACTTGATggctaaaagaagaaataaagctaaATTAGCTATGACCACACATTTTTTGTCATTTCCTTTGATTACTCTTAACTGTGGTTTAATTTGGTAACTTTCTTTACAAACAGCCAAATTCCCTTTTTCTACATGCAACCATAGTTCAGTGAACAAATTTATTTCCAAACTTTACTACTCTGAAATAATCTCTTTTTTCCAAAGCTACCATGTTATAGGAGCTTAAAGATGTTGTATTTGCTCTTATCTTTCTGCCCTTCCCGCCTTTTCCCTCAGCCTCTTATGTCCTCTCAGAAATGATTTATGTGCTTATCTTTCTTTGGGCTTTGAAACTGCAAATGCTGTAGCCCTGACAAAAACACTTTAAAGCAAACTTTTCTTTCTAGGAGGTAGAGCTGAGGAAAATCAAATGCTTTCTACAAATGGAATAAAGTGAAGAGTTTTTTGGAATTTATTCTTCAAATCCAACTTCCTTTAGTTTAGCTACCTCTTACTtagcaaaataaacaagttttCTTATAAATCTCCTGGCCAGGTATTTTAGAGCCTTAGTATTTAATAATCTCTCCCACAGAGATACAGCAATAGAACTTAGGACTGAAAAGCCAACTGTTCCTTCTTCCACTGGCTAAAGTCCATTCAATTCAGTATATTCTGTCACGTCCTATTACTTTAGGTGAATTACTGTACACTAAATGGAGATGGGGACCTCAGAAAGCTAATGAGACATGTGGAGGGATTTCATCATTTGGGCCCTTTTAATATCTCAGAGTAAAAATATCACTGAAAGAAACATGCAAATAAATGCagcaattctggaaatgttatttTTGGGGCATTTTCAAATGATTCAAGCACAAGCATTTTCCACATGCCCCAATTACTAGCTTTACTATCACAAAATGAAAACCTAACTACAAACCTACTATAGTAAACAGCTCCATCCCTTGTTTGCTTACTCATTTCTACTGGGTTATTAAGATACAATAAAGCTAAAGGGTATTCCTTGTCATAATATGTAAAGTAGAACTTAGAAAACATGCACATATTCCTCAATTTGTACTTCATGTTCCCTTCTTCTCAAGTAATTTTTAGCTATGAAAGGAGCATACCCTTCTGTAAATGAATAATAGTTTTAAGACCTTAATAATATTTTTTGGAGACAGTTATAcaacttttgcttttttaaaaatcatttcaaatataGAGAGAATGATATTCTATGCCAAATatattctggtttttaaaaaaaaggtcagTAACAAAGAGTTGTTATTCAGAAATGTCACAATATAATCTTGGGCCCTGAATTTTTACCTTCATAGAGAGCTCCATTTTGTTCTTCTTCTACTGCTTTTAGGAAGAGTTCTCGAGCCTAtacaaataaacaatgaaaagcaaTTTTTGAAAATCTGTACTAAAAATGAATATGGACTGTTGTAAGGTGgctttttcaataaatgatactAGAAAAACTGAGCAACCATAGGCAAATAATGAACTCTGACCTGAACCTCACatcttacataaaaattaacttgaaaatgGACCGAGgccttaaatgtaaaatacaaaacttttagggaaaaaaaaatcttggagaCCTAGGACTAGGCAgagtttttatacttgataccaaaagcacaatctaTAAGGTAAAAAGTTGATAAATTGGAtgtcaccaaaattaaaaacttttgctcagtgaaataccctggtaagagaatgaaaagacaagctacaaacTGAGGGAAAGAATCTACAAGCCACATAAGTCAACAAAGGGCTTGAATTTagaataaagaactctcaaaattcaacagtaaaaacACAAGTAATCCAACTAGAAAAGACAAGCAGATATACCACAGAGAGGCTATAAAGATAAGAAATGGtacataaaaagatatttaatcattaggcattagggaaatacaaattaaatcacaatgaggcatcaccacagacctgttagaatggctaatatTAAGAAGTTAGACAACACCAAGGGCTCACAAAGATGCGGAGACACTGCATCACTTGTATGTTGCTGGAAGGAACATAAAATGGTGCAagaactctggaaaacagtttggcagtttgttTTAATGAAACGTTCATTTACCACTCAGCTCAGCCATTGCACGCTTAGGCCAggcaaatgaaaatttatgtttatgCAGAAACCTGCAcgtgaatattcatagcagctctATTAATAGCCCGAAactggaaaccacccaaatgtccttcaaccaGTGAATGGTGAAACAAATTGGGGTACATTCATACTATGCAATACTACTGGACAACAAAATGGAACAAACTTGATACCCATACAACTTGGGTGGATTTCAATGGTGTTATGCGGAGTGGAAAAAGTCCATCTTGAAAGGTTACAtgctcacagccaacatcatatga from the Manis javanica isolate MJ-LG chromosome 16, MJ_LKY, whole genome shotgun sequence genome contains:
- the FBXO9 gene encoding F-box only protein 9 isoform X1: MAEAEEDCHSDTVRAGDDDENETSAEKDLQAQLQMFRAQWMFELAPGVGSSNLETQPCRAARGSSVKAADTKGKQELAKEEKARELFLKAVEEEQNGALYEAIKFYRRAMQLVPDIEFKITYTRSPDGDGAGNSYIEDNDDSKVADLLSYFQQQLTFQESVLKLCQPELESSQTHISVLPMEVLMYVFRWVVSSDLDLRSLEQLSQVCRGFYICARDPEIWRLACLKVWGRSCIKLIPYTSWREMFLERPRVRFDGVYISKTTYIRQGEQSLDGFYRAWHQVEYYRYIRFFPDGHVMMLTTPEEPQAIVPRLRTRNTRTDAILLGHYRLSQDTDNQTKVFAVITKKKEEKPLDYKYRYFRRVPVQEADQSFHVGLQLCSSGRQRFNRLIWIHHSCHITYKSTGETAVTAFEIDKMYTPLFFARVRSYTSFSERPL
- the FBXO9 gene encoding F-box only protein 9 isoform X2, with translation MFRAQWMFELAPGVGSSNLETQPCRAARGSSVKAADTKGKQELAKEEKARELFLKAVEEEQNGALYEAIKFYRRAMQLVPDIEFKITYTRSPDGDGAGNSYIEDNDDSKVADLLSYFQQQLTFQESVLKLCQPELESSQTHISVLPMEVLMYVFRWVVSSDLDLRSLEQLSQVCRGFYICARDPEIWRLACLKVWGRSCIKLIPYTSWREMFLERPRVRFDGVYISKTTYIRQGEQSLDGFYRAWHQVEYYRYIRFFPDGHVMMLTTPEEPQAIVPRLRTRNTRTDAILLGHYRLSQDTDNQTKVFAVITKKKEEKPLDYKYRYFRRVPVQEADQSFHVGLQLCSSGRQRFNRLIWIHHSCHITYKSTGETAVTAFEIDKMYTPLFFARVRSYTSFSERPL